A single window of Cytobacillus luteolus DNA harbors:
- a CDS encoding DUF5370 family protein has translation MGAIDRDGYRFETEYSVINQTGAVHVYKEGDFVKEITFTFTGERPSGDQIENLVNEFFEED, from the coding sequence GTGGGTGCAATTGATCGTGATGGTTATCGTTTTGAAACAGAATATAGTGTTATTAATCAGACGGGTGCAGTCCATGTTTATAAGGAAGGAGATTTTGTGAAGGAAATTACATTTACTTTTACAGGAGAGAGACCAAGTGGAGATCAGATCGAGAATCTTGTGAATGAGTTTTTTGAGGAAGACTAG
- a CDS encoding S1C family serine protease produces the protein MYEKDKKPNDLDEDLFEDPEHYEGPSAEDFLFTKEELVEKKNRKKERNTSGKLIAYVLVLALLVSGFSVWINIFNIPSFEFLRKSNELSKIENIQNYKEAVVTIEGGNSKGTGFNISPEGFIVTNHHVIDDMLSILVIFPQGEFYQATVKETYPELDIALLEIEAQNLPYLELQDQKEWKLDDHIYVIGNPLAYSQIVMEGNIAGLDSRMQISAPIHKGNSGSPVIDTNGLVIGVVYAKTIPQLGKGEESVGLAVPIDTIPVFEINK, from the coding sequence ATGTACGAAAAGGATAAGAAACCAAATGATTTGGATGAAGATTTATTTGAAGATCCCGAGCATTATGAAGGGCCTTCTGCTGAAGATTTTTTATTTACAAAAGAAGAACTGGTAGAAAAGAAGAATCGAAAAAAAGAACGAAATACTAGTGGTAAGCTCATTGCATACGTCTTAGTTCTGGCACTATTAGTTAGTGGTTTTAGTGTATGGATTAATATATTCAATATCCCGTCCTTTGAATTCTTAAGAAAATCTAATGAATTATCTAAAATCGAAAACATCCAGAATTATAAAGAAGCTGTTGTAACAATTGAAGGTGGCAATTCTAAAGGAACTGGATTTAATATTTCTCCAGAGGGCTTTATCGTCACAAATCACCATGTTATTGATGATATGCTATCTATCTTGGTCATCTTTCCACAGGGTGAGTTTTACCAAGCAACGGTTAAAGAAACTTATCCAGAACTAGATATCGCATTGCTTGAAATTGAAGCACAAAACCTGCCTTATTTAGAACTTCAAGACCAAAAAGAGTGGAAGCTAGATGATCACATATATGTAATAGGTAACCCCCTTGCATATAGCCAAATTGTAATGGAAGGAAACATTGCCGGATTAGACAGTCGTATGCAAATCTCAGCCCCAATACATAAAGGAAATAGTGGCAGTCCGGTAATTGACACGAACGGTTTGGTGATAGGAGTTGTTTATGCAAAAACCATACCTCAACTCGGTAAAGGTGAGGAATCCGTAGGTCTTGCAGTTCCAATTGATACAATCCCTGTGTTTGAGATTAATAAATAG
- the ptsP gene encoding phosphoenolpyruvate--protein phosphotransferase: MSKLIKGIAASPGIAIAKAYRLEEPDLTVTKKSVSDIELELARFKKAINTSKDELEKIKEKTNTELGEDKAAIFAAHLLVLSDPELVNPVEDRIKTENSNAEFALQETANMFISMFESMDNEYMKERAADIRDVTKRVIAHLLGVTIPNPSMISEEVIIVAEDLTPSDTAQLNRKYVKGFTTNIGGRTSHSAIMARSMEIPAIVGTKTVTATIDNGEVVIVDGLSGDVIVSPTEDQIAQYKQKKRDYEEQRAQWAKLVNEKTTTSDGHHVELAANIGTPDDVEGVLKNGGEGVGLYRTEFLYMGRDQLPTEDEQFTAYKAVLEKMADKPVVVRTLDIGGDKELPYLHLPKEMNPFLGYRAIRLCLEEQDIFRTQLRALLRASTYGNLKIMFPMIATLDEYRQAKSILLEEKEKLVTQGESVSDEIEIGIMVEIPSTAVIADQFAKEVDFFSIGTNDLIQYTMAADRMNETVSYLYQPYHPAILRLVSMVIEAAHKEGKWAGMCGEMAGDPIAIPLLLGLGLDEFSMSATSILPARSQLSKLSYVDSKNYKEQILSMSTTEEVVNFVKDNF, from the coding sequence ATGTCTAAATTGATAAAAGGGATTGCTGCCTCTCCAGGGATAGCAATTGCTAAAGCATATCGACTGGAAGAACCAGATTTAACTGTTACAAAAAAAAGCGTGAGTGATATTGAATTAGAACTAGCTCGATTTAAGAAAGCAATTAATACTTCTAAAGATGAGCTAGAAAAAATAAAAGAAAAAACAAACACAGAACTAGGGGAGGATAAAGCAGCTATTTTTGCTGCACACCTCCTTGTTCTAAGTGATCCAGAGTTAGTGAATCCTGTTGAAGACCGAATTAAAACAGAAAATAGCAATGCCGAATTTGCTCTTCAAGAGACTGCAAATATGTTTATCTCAATGTTTGAGTCAATGGATAATGAATACATGAAAGAACGTGCTGCAGATATACGAGATGTTACAAAGCGTGTTATTGCGCATTTACTAGGGGTTACTATACCTAACCCAAGCATGATTTCAGAAGAAGTGATTATTGTTGCAGAGGATTTAACTCCTTCTGACACCGCACAGCTTAATCGTAAGTATGTAAAGGGCTTTACAACTAACATCGGGGGTAGGACTTCACACTCCGCAATTATGGCTCGTTCTATGGAAATTCCTGCGATTGTCGGGACAAAGACTGTTACTGCTACAATTGATAATGGTGAAGTAGTGATTGTTGATGGATTAAGTGGTGATGTTATTGTAAGTCCGACAGAAGACCAAATTGCACAATATAAGCAAAAGAAACGAGATTATGAAGAGCAGCGTGCACAATGGGCTAAGTTAGTTAACGAGAAGACAACAACAAGCGACGGTCATCATGTTGAACTAGCTGCTAATATTGGTACACCAGACGATGTTGAAGGTGTATTGAAAAATGGTGGGGAAGGTGTAGGTCTATACCGTACAGAATTCCTATACATGGGTCGTGATCAACTTCCAACCGAGGATGAACAGTTTACTGCATATAAGGCAGTACTAGAAAAAATGGCAGATAAACCTGTTGTCGTTCGAACTTTAGATATAGGTGGAGATAAAGAATTACCTTATTTACACCTACCAAAAGAGATGAATCCTTTTTTAGGGTACCGTGCAATTCGCCTTTGTCTTGAAGAGCAAGATATTTTTAGAACTCAATTACGTGCACTTTTAAGAGCGAGTACATATGGAAACTTAAAAATTATGTTTCCGATGATAGCTACTCTAGATGAGTATAGGCAAGCAAAAAGTATCCTTTTGGAGGAAAAAGAAAAGTTAGTCACCCAAGGGGAATCTGTTTCAGATGAAATTGAAATTGGAATCATGGTTGAAATTCCTTCTACCGCAGTAATTGCAGACCAATTTGCAAAAGAAGTAGATTTCTTTAGTATTGGAACGAACGATTTAATTCAATATACTATGGCCGCAGATCGAATGAATGAAACTGTGTCTTATCTTTATCAGCCCTATCACCCCGCAATATTAAGATTAGTTTCGATGGTCATTGAAGCTGCTCATAAAGAAGGAAAATGGGCTGGTATGTGTGGAGAAATGGCGGGCGACCCTATAGCCATTCCATTATTGCTAGGGTTAGGTTTGGATGAGTTTAGTATGAGTGCGACATCTATTCTTCCAGCAAGATCACAGTTGAGCAAGCTTTCGTATGTAGACTCCAAAAACTATAAAGAGCAGATCCTTTCCATGAGTACAACAGAAGAAGTAGTTAACTTTGTGAAGGATAATTTTTAA
- a CDS encoding phosphocarrier protein HPr, with protein MAEKTFKVTSESGIHARPATVLVQSAGKFNSDIHLEYNGKRVNLKSIMGVMSLAIQQGSEIKIIAEGSDEEAAITGITETMAKEGLGE; from the coding sequence ATGGCAGAAAAAACATTTAAAGTTACAAGTGAATCAGGAATTCATGCAAGACCAGCAACAGTGTTAGTTCAGTCAGCAGGTAAGTTCAACTCAGATATCCATCTTGAGTACAATGGGAAAAGAGTAAATTTAAAATCAATTATGGGTGTAATGTCTCTAGCGATTCAACAAGGTTCAGAAATTAAAATTATTGCAGAAGGTAGTGATGAAGAAGCTGCAATAACAGGTATCACTGAAACAATGGCAAAAGAAGGGCTTGGGGAATAA